One Alkaliphilus sp. B6464 genomic window carries:
- a CDS encoding aminotransferase class I/II-fold pyridoxal phosphate-dependent enzyme translates to MTRAPIIDQLLELNNQDIVSFHVPGHKNGRIYSKISYKKFQDIVYNLDTTEIPGTDNLHNAKHIIRQSQDKASKIFKSEETFFLVNGSTAGIYSMIMASTCPGDKILIDRNCHQSVINASILGDLVPIYVYPNMDEEQGIAMGILPEDIEKQLMGHNDIKAVVLTYPTYHGIACDLKKIREIVHKYDKILLIDEAHGAHFGLSEYLPPSALSCGADGVVQSTHKTLPSFTQSSMLHVQGDRIDREKLKFMLRIHQSSSPSYLLLSSLDFAVMVYETEGKYLMKALLENINNFREMVYKLGKVSIMSKDIIGIKGVHAIDPTRLWFGLKGITGYKLEQRLRDEFNIQMELSNNYGVLAVTSIANDTQDFYKLLSALDIISKEETNKNSDELQTFIYKMPEQVFTPRQALYKNKKRVLLKESSGYTSGEYIIPYPPGIPLIVPGEKINDEIIEHVTAIIQSDKEILGLKDASYHCIEVLA, encoded by the coding sequence ATGACTAGGGCTCCTATTATAGATCAACTATTAGAACTAAATAATCAAGACATAGTATCATTTCATGTCCCAGGACACAAAAATGGGAGGATTTATAGTAAAATTTCATATAAAAAGTTTCAAGATATTGTATATAACTTAGATACTACAGAAATTCCTGGAACCGATAATCTGCACAATGCTAAACATATAATCAGACAAAGTCAGGATAAGGCTAGCAAAATTTTTAAAAGTGAGGAGACATTCTTTTTGGTAAATGGTAGTACAGCTGGCATATATAGTATGATAATGGCCTCCACCTGTCCGGGAGATAAAATACTTATAGATAGGAATTGTCATCAGTCAGTAATAAATGCTAGTATACTGGGTGACTTGGTACCAATATATGTTTATCCTAACATGGATGAAGAACAGGGAATTGCAATGGGAATATTACCGGAAGATATTGAAAAACAATTGATGGGGCATAATGATATTAAAGCAGTAGTACTTACTTATCCAACTTACCATGGTATTGCATGTGATTTAAAAAAAATAAGGGAAATAGTACATAAATATGATAAAATACTATTAATAGATGAAGCTCACGGCGCACACTTTGGATTAAGTGAATATTTGCCTCCATCTGCCTTAAGCTGTGGAGCAGATGGAGTGGTACAAAGTACTCATAAAACATTACCTTCTTTTACGCAAAGCTCTATGCTTCATGTACAGGGAGATAGAATAGATAGGGAGAAACTGAAGTTTATGCTTAGAATCCATCAAAGCAGCAGTCCATCATACTTATTATTATCTTCTTTAGATTTTGCAGTTATGGTTTATGAAACTGAGGGTAAATATTTAATGAAAGCTTTACTTGAAAATATTAACAATTTTAGGGAAATGGTTTATAAACTAGGCAAAGTAAGTATAATGAGTAAGGATATAATAGGGATTAAGGGAGTCCATGCTATAGACCCTACTCGACTATGGTTTGGGTTAAAAGGTATTACAGGATATAAGCTGGAGCAAAGACTTAGAGATGAATTTAATATACAGATGGAGCTGTCTAATAATTATGGTGTATTGGCAGTAACATCAATTGCTAATGATACACAGGATTTTTACAAGTTGCTAAGTGCTCTTGATATAATTTCTAAAGAAGAAACAAATAAAAACTCTGATGAGCTACAAACTTTTATATACAAAATGCCTGAACAGGTTTTTACTCCAAGGCAAGCTTTATATAAGAACAAGAAAAGAGTATTGCTTAAGGAAAGTAGCGGCTATACTAGCGGGGAATATATAATACCATATCCGCCAGGTATTCCATTAATTGTTCCAGGGGAAAAAATTAATGATGAAATTATAGAACATGTTACAGCTATTATTCAGTCTGATAAAGAGATTTTAGGACTTAAAGATGCTAGTTACCACTGTATTGAAGTATTAGCATAG
- a CDS encoding sensor histidine kinase has protein sequence MNDRSFRDRLTVRLFRQFTFVVTVFTIVLAGIFLLGYFIGHNVIDWHGPLNFAFKFVKTIDNFKIYIFILVWVIGFLVIMMSLWRKTIDYATQMINSIEGLYGSDTDLVNLPDELKDVEDRLNQIKYNSLRNQQLAREAEQRKNDLVVYLAHDLKTPLTSVIGYLTLLRDEQQISAELREKYLSISVEKAERLETLINEFFEITRFNLNEMVLETTKVNLTRMLEQITDEFKPMMLPKGLTCKVKAEKDILIRCDVKKLDRVFDNLIRNSINYSYENSEILITATPSEQVVTLKFRNHGDTIPEQKLNHIFGQFYRLDTARTTQSGGAGLGLAIAKEIIDLHGGSITAYSENDIIEFTIELPVELIEKVGKS, from the coding sequence ATGAATGATAGAAGCTTCCGAGATAGACTGACCGTTCGATTATTCAGACAGTTTACCTTTGTGGTTACCGTATTTACCATAGTGCTAGCGGGAATATTCCTTCTAGGTTACTTTATCGGACATAATGTCATTGATTGGCATGGTCCCTTGAATTTTGCTTTTAAATTCGTTAAAACCATTGATAATTTTAAGATTTATATTTTCATCCTGGTATGGGTGATTGGGTTTCTGGTGATTATGATGAGCTTGTGGAGGAAAACCATAGACTATGCCACTCAGATGATCAATTCCATCGAGGGCCTGTATGGCTCTGATACAGATCTGGTCAATCTGCCCGATGAACTGAAGGATGTAGAAGACAGACTGAACCAAATCAAGTATAACAGCCTCCGAAATCAACAATTAGCGAGAGAAGCCGAACAGCGGAAAAACGATCTGGTAGTCTATCTTGCCCATGACCTGAAAACACCTCTGACCTCTGTCATTGGCTATTTGACCCTGCTTCGTGACGAACAGCAGATTTCCGCCGAATTGAGAGAAAAATACTTATCCATATCGGTAGAAAAAGCGGAACGCCTGGAAACACTCATCAATGAATTCTTTGAAATCACCAGATTCAATCTCAATGAGATGGTTTTGGAAACCACGAAGGTAAATCTTACACGAATGCTGGAACAGATCACCGATGAGTTTAAACCGATGATGCTTCCCAAGGGTCTGACCTGCAAGGTAAAAGCAGAGAAGGATATCCTGATCCGCTGTGATGTAAAAAAGCTGGATCGTGTCTTTGACAATCTGATTCGCAATTCTATCAACTACAGCTATGAAAACAGTGAGATCCTGATAACTGCAACCCCAAGCGAACAAGTTGTTACCTTGAAGTTCCGCAATCACGGAGATACCATCCCGGAACAAAAGCTAAACCACATCTTCGGACAATTTTATCGTTTGGATACGGCGAGAACGACACAATCCGGCGGAGCTGGCCTCGGACTTGCCATTGCCAAGGAAATTATAGATCTTCATGGAGGTTCGATTACGGCATACAGCGAAAACGACATAATCGAGTTTACCATTGAACTCCCAGTGGAGTTAATAGAAAAAGTAGGAAAATCTTAA
- the tmk gene encoding dTMP kinase: MNKGLFITIEGPDGAGKSTQIPFIKRFLEKKGYEVLLTREPGGTVIGEKIRGLILDKSHQEMSDITEALLYAASRAQHVAELIIPALNEGKIVLCDRFVDSSMVYQGKGRGIGLESIKNINDFATNGLRPNLTILLDIDPEVGLKRIKATKEVDRLEQEKLDFHRKVYEGYMELINMYPERIKVISANQSIEDISKDIESKLKILIGEE; encoded by the coding sequence GTGAACAAAGGATTATTTATTACTATAGAAGGCCCAGATGGTGCTGGAAAATCTACACAAATTCCTTTTATTAAGAGGTTTTTAGAAAAAAAAGGGTATGAAGTATTATTAACAAGAGAGCCTGGAGGAACTGTAATAGGAGAGAAAATTAGAGGGTTAATTTTGGATAAAAGCCATCAAGAAATGTCAGATATTACTGAAGCTCTATTATACGCAGCTTCTAGAGCACAACATGTGGCAGAGCTTATTATTCCAGCTCTCAATGAGGGAAAGATTGTACTATGCGATAGATTTGTAGACTCAAGTATGGTTTACCAAGGAAAAGGTAGGGGTATAGGGTTAGAATCTATTAAAAATATTAATGATTTTGCTACTAACGGACTAAGGCCTAATCTTACTATTTTACTAGATATAGATCCTGAAGTAGGATTAAAACGTATTAAGGCTACAAAAGAAGTAGATAGATTGGAGCAGGAAAAATTAGATTTCCATAGAAAAGTTTATGAAGGATATATGGAGCTTATTAATATGTATCCAGAGCGTATTAAGGTTATTAGTGCGAATCAATCTATTGAAGACATAAGTAAGGATATTGAAAGTAAATTAAAAATATTAATAGGGGAGGAATAA
- a CDS encoding sigma factor G inhibitor Gin: protein MDERLQCHLCNKEDNEGIIILNKYICRECELEIISPSVDELKYEVIKRSMKDIWKGVFININVNSNGISF from the coding sequence ATGGATGAGAGATTACAGTGTCATCTTTGCAATAAAGAAGATAACGAAGGAATTATTATACTTAATAAATACATATGTAGAGAATGCGAACTGGAAATAATATCCCCATCAGTTGATGAACTTAAATATGAAGTAATTAAAAGAAGCATGAAGGATATTTGGAAAGGCGTTTTTATTAATATAAATGTAAATAGTAATGGGATTTCTTTTTAG
- the vanR gene encoding VanR-ABDEGLN family response regulator transcription factor, with protein sequence MFTNILVVDDEKEIADLVELYLSNEGFTVYKFYTAAEALKCISTTKLDLAILDIMLPETDGFTICSRIRESYHYPVIMLTAKVEDIDKIKGLTLGADDYITKPFNPLEMVARVKAQLRRYTRYNNFDGKTLEDSNEYDFSGLIINKDTHKCSLYGQALTLTPIEFSILWYLCENRGKVVSSEELFEAVWGESYMDNNNTVMAHIGRIREKMKEAPRNPKFIKTVWGVGYQIEQDE encoded by the coding sequence ATGTTCACGAATATATTAGTTGTGGATGATGAAAAGGAAATTGCGGATCTGGTGGAATTATATCTCAGCAACGAGGGCTTTACCGTTTATAAGTTCTACACTGCTGCAGAGGCACTGAAATGCATCAGCACCACAAAACTGGATCTGGCAATTCTGGATATCATGCTCCCGGAAACGGATGGATTTACCATTTGCTCGAGAATCCGGGAGAGTTATCACTATCCTGTGATTATGCTGACTGCCAAGGTCGAGGATATCGATAAAATCAAAGGCCTTACCCTCGGTGCTGATGATTATATCACAAAACCCTTCAATCCATTGGAAATGGTTGCAAGAGTCAAGGCCCAGCTAAGACGCTATACCCGCTACAATAATTTTGACGGAAAGACTCTTGAAGATAGTAACGAGTATGATTTTTCAGGGTTGATCATCAATAAAGATACTCATAAATGTTCTCTTTACGGACAAGCCTTGACGCTGACTCCTATCGAGTTTTCGATTCTCTGGTACCTATGCGAAAACAGAGGCAAGGTGGTCTCCTCAGAGGAGCTTTTTGAGGCGGTTTGGGGCGAAAGTTATATGGATAACAACAACACCGTCATGGCACATATCGGACGGATTCGAGAAAAAATGAAGGAAGCACCGAGGAACCCGAAATTTATTAAGACAGTATGGGGGGTTGGTTATCAAATTGAACAAGATGAATGA
- a CDS encoding cyclic-di-AMP receptor, producing the protein MKLIIAIVHDEDVHHLIDDLTKDKFMVTKLATTGGFLKAGNTTLLIGVEDDKVDRVIEIIKNNCETRNQMVTAPTPISGAAGVFIPYPIEVKVGGATIFVVDIEKHLKL; encoded by the coding sequence ATGAAATTAATTATTGCTATTGTTCACGATGAGGATGTTCACCATCTTATAGATGATCTAACTAAAGATAAGTTCATGGTGACTAAATTAGCTACTACAGGGGGATTTTTAAAGGCTGGAAATACAACACTGTTAATCGGTGTAGAAGATGATAAAGTAGATCGGGTTATTGAAATTATTAAAAATAATTGCGAAACAAGAAATCAGATGGTTACTGCACCGACTCCAATATCTGGAGCTGCAGGAGTTTTTATTCCATATCCTATAGAGGTTAAGGTTGGAGGGGCAACAATATTTGTTGTAGATATAGAAAAACATTTAAAACTGTAG
- a CDS encoding glycoside hydrolase family 26 protein, which yields MNDIGKYHVKTKISRTIKVLSYGLIVGLLLIIAYAANFGPDNNQNAFSRLENMGAYDKFTNYVDGYSLNVDQNMKVDMSYSGVGAVLENKNKRIEIYKQELSKDVSQAAYINYSNKFLSNTANHVKEYESKSIKNGENVHVLQWSRQKLSRVKNDMNYYVSIEIFSGTRVVYTILVKSTVPLDTTGGYQYLIDHFTTFAPTKAPYMRVAKSVPVEERGWNQETKDALQTYFGKDSVLTWGIFEPSAPDDFTQLKHLETSMEYEFPFLLNYTSFENKYQHPNLKSRLENAYKNHKILELTLQTSWKQDGEGNMVYDILNGEYDEFLKDYAKTVSEFDHPVLFRLGNEMNGDWCPYSSYHTSKDTMIFKEFYRYVYQIFEDAKADNVIWVWNPNGKSFPDFNWNDASMYYPGDEYVDIVGLTAYNTGTYYPAENWTEFDVLYDPLYAEYDKLYEMPMMITEFASSSVGGDKNQWIRNMFSHINKYENIKVAIWWDGRDLDADGNVARPYFIDETPDIIQTFKERLKTFKK from the coding sequence ATGAATGACATAGGAAAATACCACGTTAAAACCAAAATATCCAGAACCATAAAAGTTTTATCTTATGGGCTGATCGTAGGATTATTATTGATCATAGCATACGCTGCAAATTTTGGACCAGATAATAATCAAAATGCCTTTTCTCGTTTAGAGAACATGGGGGCTTATGATAAATTTACCAACTATGTTGATGGGTACAGCTTGAACGTAGATCAGAATATGAAGGTGGATATGAGCTATTCCGGTGTCGGTGCGGTTTTAGAAAATAAAAACAAAAGAATAGAAATTTATAAGCAGGAGCTGTCTAAAGATGTAAGCCAGGCGGCTTATATCAATTACTCCAACAAGTTTTTATCTAATACGGCTAATCATGTAAAAGAATATGAAAGCAAATCGATAAAAAACGGGGAAAACGTTCATGTCCTTCAATGGTCTAGACAAAAGCTTAGTCGGGTTAAAAATGACATGAATTACTATGTTTCTATAGAGATATTTTCCGGGACAAGAGTGGTATACACCATTTTGGTGAAATCCACAGTTCCTCTTGATACGACGGGCGGTTACCAGTATCTCATCGATCATTTCACCACTTTTGCTCCAACCAAGGCTCCTTACATGAGAGTGGCAAAGTCTGTTCCCGTGGAGGAAAGGGGCTGGAATCAGGAGACAAAGGATGCACTTCAAACATATTTCGGTAAGGATAGTGTTCTGACCTGGGGCATTTTCGAACCTAGCGCGCCGGATGACTTTACCCAGTTGAAGCATCTGGAAACCTCCATGGAATATGAGTTTCCATTCCTGCTGAATTACACTAGCTTTGAAAACAAATATCAGCACCCGAACCTGAAATCCCGTCTTGAGAACGCGTATAAGAATCATAAAATTCTGGAGTTGACGCTGCAGACCTCATGGAAGCAAGATGGGGAAGGGAATATGGTCTATGATATTTTGAACGGGGAATATGATGAATTTTTGAAGGATTATGCCAAGACTGTAAGTGAATTTGACCATCCGGTTCTGTTTCGGCTGGGCAATGAAATGAATGGTGACTGGTGTCCTTATTCGAGCTACCATACTTCCAAGGACACGATGATCTTCAAGGAATTCTATCGTTATGTCTATCAAATATTTGAAGATGCAAAGGCTGATAATGTGATCTGGGTCTGGAATCCAAACGGAAAATCTTTCCCGGACTTCAACTGGAATGATGCTTCCATGTATTATCCGGGAGACGAATATGTCGATATTGTCGGTTTAACTGCCTATAACACAGGAACCTATTATCCAGCAGAGAACTGGACGGAATTCGATGTTCTGTATGATCCTCTCTATGCTGAGTATGATAAGCTTTATGAAATGCCGATGATGATTACAGAATTTGCTTCCAGCAGTGTCGGCGGAGATAAGAATCAATGGATCAGAAACATGTTTTCCCATATTAATAAATATGAAAACATTAAAGTTGCAATCTGGTGGGACGGCCGTGACTTGGATGCTGACGGAAACGTAGCAAGACCGTATTTTATCGATGAGACACCGGATATTATCCAGACATTTAAGGAACGGCTGAAGACATTCAAGAAATAG
- a CDS encoding MBOAT family O-acyltransferase, whose protein sequence is MLFHSFEFIFLLIMAFILFYLFPKKRLWMLAIANLVFYGVSGIGYLGIFLAVSLTTYFCSRKLSSPNGKIYYLIAIIINLGNLVFFKYTGFILRNIEMALNIHFPWQDALLAKIILPVGISFYTFQLIAYVVDVWRKDIEPCKSFVEFWVFIAFFAQLIAGPIMRGEEFLPQVAKLKEIKYDERNIRYGLYYIAMGMTKKLVFADMLAPKVQYYFGQASQLGTLDSWFAAYLFAFQIYFDFSSYSEIAVGIGHLFGFKMAINFKTPYLSGNASEFWKRWHITLSSWIKDYIYIPLGGSRRGFPMQCVFLLTAMTLSGLWHGAAWGFIVWGIYHGLLSVAHKVYTRMLKGRNLTFIKSKAYRWITVFVFFQLTTIGWVFFRAESLQDAIRMVWKMISFSDIRFSSMYILYFGFIAFLWFLHFAEFAIRNNAHKLINTWRAYCPDYIRAAAYVMIFITLVMFTQREQSSFIYFQF, encoded by the coding sequence ATGCTTTTTCATAGTTTTGAATTTATTTTTCTATTAATTATGGCTTTTATTTTGTTTTATCTTTTCCCTAAGAAAAGATTGTGGATGCTAGCAATAGCTAACTTAGTATTTTACGGTGTATCCGGAATTGGGTATTTAGGAATATTTTTAGCTGTATCCTTAACTACCTATTTCTGTTCCCGTAAGCTGTCGTCTCCTAATGGGAAAATATATTATTTAATTGCAATTATTATTAACTTAGGTAACCTAGTGTTTTTTAAATATACGGGATTTATTTTAAGAAACATTGAAATGGCTCTTAATATTCATTTTCCATGGCAGGACGCTTTATTAGCAAAAATTATACTGCCTGTTGGTATTTCTTTTTATACATTCCAGCTTATAGCATATGTAGTGGATGTTTGGAGAAAAGATATAGAGCCTTGTAAATCTTTTGTTGAATTTTGGGTATTTATTGCATTTTTCGCCCAATTAATTGCAGGTCCTATTATGCGTGGAGAAGAATTTTTACCACAGGTTGCAAAGTTGAAAGAAATTAAATATGATGAAAGAAATATTAGATATGGACTATATTACATTGCAATGGGTATGACTAAGAAACTAGTATTCGCAGATATGCTAGCTCCTAAGGTTCAGTATTATTTTGGTCAAGCTAGTCAGTTAGGAACATTAGATTCTTGGTTTGCAGCATACCTGTTTGCCTTTCAAATTTACTTTGACTTTTCTTCCTACAGCGAAATTGCCGTAGGTATTGGCCATTTATTTGGATTTAAAATGGCAATTAACTTCAAGACACCTTATCTAAGTGGAAATGCGTCGGAATTTTGGAAGAGATGGCATATTACATTGTCATCTTGGATAAAAGATTATATTTATATTCCATTAGGGGGCTCCAGAAGAGGATTTCCTATGCAATGTGTATTTTTATTAACTGCTATGACTCTTTCTGGCCTGTGGCATGGAGCAGCTTGGGGTTTTATTGTTTGGGGTATTTATCATGGACTTCTTAGTGTAGCCCATAAAGTATATACTCGTATGTTAAAAGGCAGAAATCTAACATTTATTAAAAGTAAGGCTTATAGATGGATTACTGTATTTGTATTCTTTCAACTAACTACTATTGGTTGGGTATTCTTTAGAGCAGAGAGCTTGCAAGATGCTATTCGTATGGTATGGAAGATGATATCTTTCTCAGATATTAGGTTCAGCAGTATGTATATTCTTTACTTTGGATTTATTGCATTTTTATGGTTTCTACATTTTGCGGAATTTGCTATACGAAACAATGCACACAAACTTATTAATACATGGAGGGCTTATTGCCCAGATTATATTAGGGCAGCGGCTTATGTAATGATATTTATAACCTTAGTAATGTTTACTCAAAGAGAACAAAGTTCATTTATCTATTTTCAGTTTTAG
- the mltG gene encoding endolytic transglycosylase MltG has product MKKILYILIVIGLLVGASVLFVPSYLSTSTNVDTIEIIVPQGASLNTVSNTLLDKGIIKSKIWFRYKAKAAGVDRKIKPGTYSIPSNSTLNDIFALLEKGIPDKPVILTIPEGFTLYQIAQKVEELGFGTKDEFIEATQKYFDNGNYDFDTKNLYFNLEGYLYPDTYHFTEKQSVEDIVKRLAQTMDNVFTDEYKNRAKELNLSIHDILTIASLIEREAKHDGERSAVSGVIYNRLEKDMLLQIDATVIYGVGKGKEHKSDIYTSDLEKPTPFNSYKVIGLPPGPIASPSKASIHAALYPENHEYLYYVLSEKEDGHVFTKTYDEHLKYVDKYRNRNKK; this is encoded by the coding sequence ATGAAAAAAATATTATATATATTAATAGTTATTGGGCTTCTAGTAGGAGCCTCTGTATTATTTGTACCATCATATTTATCTACGTCTACCAATGTTGATACTATAGAAATAATAGTTCCCCAAGGCGCTTCCCTTAACACGGTATCTAATACATTATTAGATAAAGGAATAATTAAAAGTAAGATTTGGTTCCGTTACAAAGCGAAGGCTGCAGGGGTAGACCGTAAAATTAAACCTGGGACATATTCAATCCCTTCTAACTCCACATTAAATGATATTTTTGCATTATTAGAAAAAGGTATTCCAGACAAACCCGTTATACTAACTATACCTGAAGGATTTACTCTTTATCAAATTGCCCAGAAGGTAGAAGAACTTGGTTTTGGTACTAAAGACGAATTTATTGAAGCTACACAAAAATACTTTGATAACGGTAATTATGATTTTGATACTAAAAATCTTTATTTTAATTTAGAAGGCTATTTATATCCAGATACTTACCATTTTACAGAAAAACAATCAGTTGAAGACATAGTCAAGCGTCTTGCACAAACAATGGACAATGTATTTACAGACGAGTATAAAAATAGAGCAAAAGAACTAAATCTTTCAATACATGATATACTTACTATAGCTTCTCTAATAGAACGAGAAGCAAAGCACGATGGAGAGAGATCCGCGGTTAGTGGGGTAATTTATAATCGTTTGGAAAAGGACATGCTTCTTCAGATTGATGCAACAGTCATATATGGGGTTGGCAAAGGTAAGGAACATAAATCGGATATATATACATCTGATCTTGAAAAACCTACTCCATTTAATAGCTATAAAGTTATTGGTTTACCCCCGGGGCCTATAGCATCACCAAGTAAGGCTTCCATACATGCAGCCCTATATCCAGAAAATCACGAATATCTATACTATGTATTAAGTGAAAAAGAGGACGGCCATGTGTTTACCAAAACATATGATGAACATTTAAAATATGTAGATAAATATCGAAATAGAAATAAGAAATAA
- a CDS encoding acyltransferase yields MIKKERIDETNIIRGIACLSVVLVHITAGPVTTLEVGSIHSIIFTLLNRGSRFTTPTFIFLSGLTLFYSYEERNFKYGKFLRRRFNATLIPYGIWSIIYFLYFYSQGIYILSLGMFVENILLANMSYHLYFILTITQFYILFGIFLYGYKRFNSHILLSLSLMFNLLFLKYVSMPYSDRFFMTYIFFFSLGCYVAKNLSIIKKLVVKLRYLLLICYISVVIYDSYLFYQYYILNKAVDVFGVLVIWILFGTISIFLLMSIGIGILERYTKITNVLKTISKSSYYVYLSHPLVLNISDKWLLESGVYSITGRAILNAIIVYSVTLGLSIGYTKLKTNIKGRTDMLNKKASI; encoded by the coding sequence GTGATTAAAAAGGAGAGAATAGATGAAACCAATATTATTCGAGGCATTGCTTGTTTATCAGTAGTATTAGTCCACATTACGGCAGGACCTGTAACTACACTTGAAGTTGGCAGTATTCATAGTATTATATTTACTCTATTAAATCGTGGGTCAAGATTTACAACTCCAACTTTTATTTTTCTTAGTGGATTAACGTTATTCTATAGCTATGAAGAAAGAAATTTTAAATATGGAAAATTTTTAAGAAGGAGATTTAATGCTACGTTAATACCTTATGGGATTTGGAGCATTATTTATTTTTTATACTTCTATTCTCAAGGTATATATATACTATCTTTAGGGATGTTTGTAGAAAATATTTTGTTGGCTAATATGAGCTATCATTTATATTTTATATTAACAATTACACAGTTTTATATATTATTTGGAATATTTCTTTACGGATACAAGAGATTTAATTCCCATATTTTATTAAGTTTATCTCTAATGTTTAACTTATTATTTTTAAAATATGTATCGATGCCATATTCTGATAGGTTTTTTATGACTTATATATTTTTCTTCTCGCTAGGATGCTATGTAGCTAAAAATCTATCTATAATTAAGAAGCTTGTTGTAAAGCTAAGGTACCTCCTTCTAATATGCTATATTAGTGTAGTAATTTATGATAGTTATTTATTTTATCAATACTATATTTTAAATAAAGCAGTAGATGTTTTTGGAGTTTTAGTAATATGGATTTTGTTTGGAACTATTTCAATTTTTCTACTTATGTCTATAGGTATTGGTATTTTAGAAAGATATACAAAAATTACGAATGTTTTAAAAACTATTAGTAAAAGCTCCTATTATGTTTATTTAAGCCATCCATTAGTACTTAATATATCAGATAAGTGGCTTTTAGAAAGTGGAGTTTACTCTATAACAGGAAGAGCTATACTTAATGCGATTATTGTTTACAGCGTTACATTAGGATTAAGTATTGGATATACAAAGTTGAAAACAAATATAAAAGGTAGAACTGATATGTTGAATAAAAAGGCTTCTATTTAA
- a CDS encoding TVP38/TMEM64 family protein codes for MSTKKKLLTALSILIVIFIIYKLEKQSIHRPVFNVEYIQHIVESFGILGILVYILINSIRPFLFIPTTIMFISGGVIFGTIRGSIYTLTGLMVASSLSFFLARRFQKPFKKIFGNKYLSKINSLSNDQVIRGLFVMRVSPAFPFDPVSYGSGISHMSYKQFCIGTLLGAFPKVILYTFLGDQINNIFSLQTLIVFVILLILALCPYFFRKKPQAFNK; via the coding sequence ATGTCAACTAAAAAAAAATTATTAACTGCTTTGAGTATATTAATAGTTATTTTCATAATATATAAATTAGAAAAACAAAGCATACACAGGCCTGTTTTTAATGTAGAATATATACAGCATATTGTGGAATCCTTCGGCATACTAGGAATATTAGTATATATTCTAATAAATTCTATTAGACCATTTTTATTTATCCCAACTACCATTATGTTTATTAGCGGTGGTGTTATTTTTGGAACTATTAGAGGAAGTATATATACATTAACAGGATTAATGGTTGCTTCATCTCTCTCGTTTTTTTTGGCAAGAAGGTTTCAAAAACCATTTAAAAAGATATTCGGGAATAAGTATTTAAGTAAAATAAATAGTTTAAGCAATGATCAGGTAATAAGAGGATTATTTGTAATGAGGGTATCACCAGCTTTCCCTTTTGATCCTGTTAGTTATGGTTCAGGGATATCTCATATGTCTTACAAGCAGTTTTGTATTGGCACCCTATTAGGTGCATTCCCTAAGGTAATACTTTATACATTTTTAGGTGATCAAATAAATAATATATTTTCCTTGCAAACATTGATAGTTTTCGTCATATTATTAATTTTAGCCCTGTGTCCGTACTTTTTTCGAAAAAAACCTCAAGCTTTCAACAAATAA